In Paraburkholderia terrae, a genomic segment contains:
- a CDS encoding MFS transporter → MSTDQSASLADAPISSSSTTSQRRWLAVFSIALGSFAFVTTEYLPVGVLPKIAADLGVTPGTAGLMTTTPGLIAAISAPMLLLAAGRLNRRSILLLLSVALVASNLVAALATNFATMLVGRALLGISLGGFWTVALGVSGQIVAEEESAKASAAIFMGITLATVIGVPLGTFIAELSSWRVSFFATAALALAALLMQATLLPDLPPRAAARIADFGRMLTRGTVMRSLLLVALLFGAHFCAYTYIAPFLEDNASLGATWVTALLLGFGVVGFMSNFVASAFVTSHPRLSLFAMTALVMVALVALPAFAHTHGAVVAGVLAWGIAYGAIPLGLSVWMQMTSPKQPEAASALFVSAVQTAIAAGSLAGGVAVDHAGATGAMHLGVLLSALGLAVLASFATTRRTLVSVLEE, encoded by the coding sequence ATGAGCACCGATCAATCAGCGTCGCTCGCCGATGCGCCCATATCGTCTTCATCCACCACGAGCCAACGACGCTGGCTCGCGGTGTTCTCCATCGCGCTCGGCTCGTTCGCTTTCGTGACGACGGAATATCTGCCCGTCGGCGTACTGCCGAAGATCGCCGCAGACCTCGGCGTCACGCCCGGCACGGCAGGTCTGATGACGACCACGCCCGGACTCATCGCGGCCATCTCCGCGCCGATGCTGCTGCTCGCCGCGGGTCGCCTGAACCGGCGCTCGATTCTGCTGTTGCTGTCGGTCGCGCTGGTCGCGTCTAACCTCGTCGCGGCGCTCGCAACCAACTTCGCGACGATGCTTGTTGGACGCGCGTTGCTCGGCATCAGCCTTGGCGGATTCTGGACCGTCGCGCTCGGCGTCTCTGGACAGATCGTCGCGGAAGAAGAAAGCGCCAAAGCCAGTGCGGCGATCTTTATGGGTATCACGCTCGCGACGGTCATCGGCGTGCCGCTCGGGACGTTCATTGCCGAACTGTCGTCGTGGCGCGTCTCGTTCTTCGCGACGGCCGCACTCGCGCTCGCAGCGCTGCTGATGCAGGCGACGCTGCTGCCCGATCTGCCGCCGCGCGCGGCTGCTCGCATCGCCGACTTCGGCCGCATGCTCACACGCGGGACGGTGATGCGCAGCCTGCTGCTCGTTGCCTTGCTATTTGGTGCCCACTTCTGCGCGTACACGTATATCGCGCCCTTTCTCGAAGACAACGCGTCGCTCGGCGCGACATGGGTGACGGCGCTGCTGCTCGGCTTCGGCGTCGTCGGCTTCATGTCGAACTTCGTCGCGTCGGCGTTCGTGACATCGCATCCGCGGCTGTCGCTGTTCGCGATGACTGCGCTCGTGATGGTGGCGCTCGTAGCGCTCCCTGCGTTTGCGCACACGCACGGCGCGGTCGTCGCTGGTGTGCTCGCTTGGGGCATCGCCTACGGCGCGATTCCGCTGGGCCTGAGCGTGTGGATGCAGATGACTTCGCCGAAGCAACCGGAAGCCGCATCGGCGCTGTTCGTCAGCGCCGTGCAGACCGCCATCGCCGCGGGTTCGCTCGCGGGCGGCGTGGCTGTCGATCACGCGGGTGCAACAGGCGCGATGCATCTTGGCGTGCTGCTGTCGGCATTGGGGCTTGCGGTGCTCGCATCGTTCGCAACGACACGGCGCACATTGGTAAGCGTGCTCGAAGAATGA
- a CDS encoding Gfo/Idh/MocA family protein produces the protein MEASLNVPLRVGVIGVGNWARHGHLRVLDLLPQYTLQAIYSHRREAAEAAAREYRIGRVAESIDELVESPDIDLVVVLNTAPQHAQTVKRVIAAGKHVYCEWPLTTTLAESEELLRLAEERGVRHVVGLQRRLAPHNRYVRDLIQQGYVGELRSVRMHVSMNYFQATRSRALEWTVPLVNFSSVVSIYGGHFLDMLFSGTGWPVSIAALTPNQFPSVTIRETGVSIPTSTPDQLVLAGMLNDRAVVSVHIEGGKRNGSGVQIDITGTEGDLRITNASAFGDVGDDYAIFGAHGDKQPLEPLEVPASYLRLPESDLPSAVLELAELYWAYAHDVTNGTRTAPTFADAVHMHHLIESAQRSFLSREFAQLNPTM, from the coding sequence ATGGAAGCATCGCTTAATGTGCCATTGCGCGTTGGCGTGATCGGCGTCGGCAACTGGGCGAGGCACGGTCATTTGCGCGTGCTCGATCTGTTGCCGCAATACACGCTGCAAGCCATCTATAGCCATCGGCGCGAAGCCGCCGAAGCAGCGGCACGCGAATATCGGATCGGCCGCGTGGCTGAGTCGATCGACGAACTCGTCGAAAGTCCCGACATCGATCTCGTGGTCGTGCTGAACACAGCGCCGCAGCATGCGCAGACGGTCAAGCGTGTGATCGCCGCGGGCAAGCATGTGTACTGCGAATGGCCGTTGACGACCACGCTCGCTGAATCAGAAGAGCTTTTGCGACTGGCCGAGGAACGCGGCGTGCGTCATGTCGTCGGCTTGCAAAGGCGTCTTGCGCCGCATAACCGCTATGTGCGCGACCTGATCCAACAAGGTTACGTCGGCGAACTGCGTTCGGTACGCATGCATGTGAGCATGAACTACTTTCAGGCGACGCGTTCGCGCGCGCTCGAATGGACCGTTCCGTTGGTGAACTTTTCATCAGTGGTTTCGATCTATGGCGGACACTTTCTCGACATGCTGTTTTCGGGAACCGGCTGGCCTGTTTCCATCGCGGCACTTACGCCTAACCAGTTTCCGTCGGTGACGATTCGGGAGACAGGTGTTTCGATACCGACATCGACACCCGATCAACTCGTACTCGCCGGCATGTTGAACGACAGGGCGGTGGTGTCCGTTCATATCGAAGGCGGCAAGCGCAACGGCTCAGGCGTGCAGATCGACATCACCGGGACCGAAGGCGATTTGCGGATCACGAACGCATCGGCTTTCGGCGATGTGGGCGACGACTATGCAATCTTCGGCGCGCACGGCGACAAGCAGCCGCTCGAACCGCTTGAAGTGCCTGCAAGCTATTTGCGCCTTCCGGAATCGGATCTGCCTTCCGCCGTATTGGAGCTGGCCGAACTCTATTGGGCTTATGCGCACGACGTGACGAATGGCACGCGCACTGCACCGACTTTCGCGGATGCGGTGCATATGCATCATCTTATCGAGAGCGCGCAGAGATCTTTTCTCTCGCGTGAGTTCGCGCAGTTGAATCCCACAATGTAG
- a CDS encoding discoidin domain-containing protein, giving the protein MMLLCVATHAVASEALPPSNHIRINLGATPWKYVKDNDDANAMQPGFNDSGWAQVGVPQTPSDNDTFLNWKSGGDQGYLTGNINWYRKHFTLDPSFANRKIYIEFEGAHTGAQVYINGTLIRGNSQINKDATHVLGFIPFIVDITNYVKFDGTDNVLAVKVARGDKFFESPDFAGAFRFGQDDTGLFRPVWMHITDRVHIPENIYAVLNTWGTYVATVTASTSSATIRVQTNVLNEYSTDQKVTLTTQIVDAGGTVVVTAQDTRTVPANVQPGLQPTLFDQVMTVPNPNLWYPNNSIYGKPYLYRVIHSVSIDGVVVDTTESPLGIRTITWDQNFPIINGHPHYLWGASGRYDYPALGSAVPPELQWKDLNLLAQAGGSLYRPGHSSQGRDFLDAADAYGVMMVQPSGEGEGGFAVICTAETAAGVKCMTQNNVTLKTELHRDMIIHDRNHPSVLAWEADNGATDTAFAQSLKALSQVWDPINTRAQADRTPNPNNGDILGCSGNGCDINVKKDYPNSPAWGSEYWGDGVGRWKYDFELAFAVKYLKTWVESVAGKSFGIAHWYLADTPGEINTQTDGIAPEAVRGNGASMMDANRLPRLIYYIYQAAWTPFEIKPVVKLAHTWNRAGTVTVNAFSNCPAVRLRLNGELIGGDQVPNPTSMDPTDLTQNTTTLPTQVHWDNIKWAPGTLTAECLDNNRQVAAYDSLVTAGPADHILLTVEPELVKPSGESFALTANGTDAAVITATVVDANNIRVPDASQTLTFSVSGPGTYRGGSDHDVTPDQPLSYHAPGDPNLSVEGGMTRIAVKTQFTPGAVTVTATSPGLGSGTTTFNVVPTNAQQTFNGNALVVGPQPPSVLKIITQPADQIVTQGQSGQFYVLSAGAAPISYQWMKNGAAIPGATGYTYTTPAVQSVDNGVTYSVAVRNANSSVTSREANLKVVQPAAPTITTQPLSLSITSGQSAEFTVVAAGSPVLSYQWLKNDVAIPGANQPVYDTPATQTSDSGSVYKAVVTNSAGTVTSAGATLTVSVATPPVIVSQPHSQSVPFGQSVTFNVLASGSAPLKYQWTKDGKPYGTNSASIVIASAQGSDGGNYAVTITNSAGSVTSDPATLTVSGADNSNLALNAKAMSSSDQNGGLTAQNAVDGSVASRWSSAPEIDPSWITVDLGSIQTFNKVVLMWENAAASAYKLQVSNDNSNWTNVLPNDQIIAGHGGTETTVFPSTSARYVRMLGLQRATQYGYSLFEFQVFDAPQCGSETERFTLLGAKPGTWTSTIAGLPSGPYVPNVKDNVSGLVWQQYYTTFPNQGAQFTQTVAKQYCAAIGMRLPTQNEALTVARSNFASCAFPAPWGTWTTTGVPNASTQAYLAFSSGQSVPGIIDNTPGWSLCVSGNSADAPIISAQPASVKVSEGQAAQFSVGVTGTGPFSFQWMRGTTVVAITTNPTYTTPPTTVAADNGAAYSVVVSNGGGSATSATAILTVTAATGGNGGDGGDGGDGGNGGDGGNGGNGGDGGNGGVPSANLARGKVATSSGVQDEGYAPKNAVDGNLGSRWSSDFNDDAWITVDLGQQTQFDRVVLNWENAYGKAYLLQASNDNQTWTNIIPQRAGAGGVEDISLPVTNARYVRMQGVKRASQYGYSLFEFEVYNSAATPKLTVTASSSANGTISPSGAVSVIQGGSQTFTALPAAGYGVGSMTVDGKNLGVQSTYTFTNVIAEHSISVNFVPLSASVNLAQNRPATSSGDENDNTPPTLAVDGNTGTRWSSKFIDPSWIAIDLGSEQTFNRVVLNWENAHAIAYQIQTSHDNVDWSNTVYTTTDSKGGVEDLSFPATTARYVRLYGTKRSTDYGYSLFEFGVYNNVSSTQRARQ; this is encoded by the coding sequence ATGATGTTGCTTTGCGTTGCGACTCACGCTGTCGCGAGCGAAGCGCTTCCGCCATCCAATCACATCAGGATCAATCTGGGCGCGACGCCCTGGAAGTACGTCAAGGACAATGACGACGCCAACGCGATGCAGCCGGGTTTCAACGACTCGGGCTGGGCACAGGTTGGCGTCCCGCAGACGCCGTCGGACAACGACACCTTCCTTAACTGGAAGTCGGGTGGCGACCAGGGATATTTGACGGGCAACATCAACTGGTACCGCAAGCACTTCACGCTCGATCCGTCCTTTGCGAACCGCAAGATCTATATCGAGTTCGAGGGCGCGCATACGGGTGCGCAGGTCTATATCAACGGGACGTTGATTCGCGGCAATAGTCAGATCAACAAGGACGCGACGCACGTGCTCGGGTTCATTCCGTTCATCGTCGATATCACGAACTATGTAAAATTCGACGGTACGGACAATGTACTGGCCGTGAAGGTCGCGCGCGGCGACAAGTTCTTCGAGTCGCCCGATTTCGCAGGTGCATTCCGTTTCGGCCAGGACGATACGGGCCTGTTCCGCCCCGTGTGGATGCACATCACGGACCGGGTACACATTCCCGAGAACATCTACGCCGTGCTCAATACGTGGGGCACGTATGTCGCGACGGTCACGGCGAGCACGTCGTCGGCGACGATCCGTGTGCAGACCAATGTACTCAACGAGTACTCGACCGATCAGAAGGTGACGTTGACGACGCAGATCGTCGACGCGGGCGGCACCGTGGTGGTAACTGCGCAGGATACGCGCACCGTGCCCGCCAACGTGCAGCCGGGCTTGCAGCCCACCTTGTTCGATCAGGTGATGACGGTTCCCAATCCGAACCTCTGGTATCCGAACAACAGCATCTACGGCAAGCCGTATCTGTACCGCGTGATTCACTCCGTCAGCATCGACGGCGTGGTCGTCGATACGACGGAAAGCCCGCTTGGTATCCGCACGATCACGTGGGACCAGAACTTCCCGATCATCAACGGACACCCGCATTATCTGTGGGGCGCTTCGGGCCGTTACGACTATCCGGCGCTCGGCTCGGCCGTGCCGCCTGAACTGCAATGGAAAGACCTGAACCTGCTCGCGCAGGCGGGCGGCAGTCTGTACCGTCCGGGCCATTCGAGCCAGGGCCGTGATTTTCTCGATGCCGCCGACGCCTACGGCGTGATGATGGTTCAGCCGAGCGGCGAAGGCGAGGGCGGCTTCGCCGTCATCTGCACGGCGGAGACGGCTGCCGGCGTCAAGTGCATGACGCAGAACAACGTCACGCTGAAGACCGAACTGCATCGCGACATGATCATTCATGATCGCAACCATCCGTCCGTGCTCGCGTGGGAAGCCGATAACGGCGCAACCGACACGGCATTCGCGCAATCGCTGAAGGCGCTGTCGCAGGTGTGGGACCCGATCAACACGCGCGCCCAGGCCGACCGCACGCCGAATCCGAACAACGGCGACATTCTCGGCTGCAGCGGCAACGGCTGCGACATCAACGTCAAGAAGGACTACCCGAATTCACCCGCGTGGGGCTCGGAGTATTGGGGCGACGGCGTCGGTCGATGGAAATACGACTTCGAACTGGCGTTCGCCGTCAAATATCTGAAGACCTGGGTGGAGAGCGTAGCGGGCAAGTCGTTTGGTATTGCGCACTGGTATCTGGCCGATACGCCGGGTGAAATCAACACGCAGACCGACGGAATCGCGCCGGAGGCCGTGCGTGGCAATGGCGCGTCGATGATGGACGCGAACCGTCTTCCGCGCCTGATCTACTACATCTATCAGGCGGCGTGGACGCCGTTCGAGATCAAGCCCGTGGTCAAGCTCGCGCACACGTGGAACCGCGCCGGCACCGTGACCGTCAATGCGTTCAGCAACTGTCCGGCGGTGCGGCTGCGCCTCAATGGCGAGCTGATTGGCGGCGACCAGGTGCCGAATCCGACGTCGATGGATCCGACCGATCTGACGCAGAACACGACGACCCTGCCGACGCAGGTTCACTGGGACAACATCAAGTGGGCGCCGGGGACGTTGACGGCGGAGTGCCTCGACAACAACCGCCAGGTCGCGGCGTATGACTCGCTGGTGACGGCAGGCCCTGCCGACCATATCCTGTTGACGGTCGAACCCGAACTCGTCAAGCCGAGCGGCGAATCGTTCGCGCTGACCGCGAACGGCACGGATGCCGCCGTCATCACGGCGACGGTCGTCGACGCGAACAACATTCGCGTGCCGGATGCATCGCAGACCCTGACGTTCAGCGTGAGCGGCCCCGGCACGTATCGCGGCGGCTCCGACCATGACGTGACGCCGGACCAGCCGCTGTCGTATCACGCGCCGGGTGACCCGAACCTGTCGGTCGAAGGCGGCATGACGCGCATCGCGGTCAAGACGCAATTCACGCCTGGTGCTGTCACGGTCACGGCGACATCGCCCGGCCTCGGCAGCGGCACGACGACGTTCAACGTCGTGCCGACCAACGCGCAGCAGACCTTCAACGGCAATGCGCTCGTGGTCGGTCCGCAGCCGCCCAGCGTGCTGAAGATCATCACGCAACCGGCCGATCAGATCGTCACGCAAGGGCAGAGCGGGCAGTTCTACGTGCTGTCGGCGGGCGCGGCGCCCATCAGCTATCAATGGATGAAGAACGGCGCGGCCATTCCGGGCGCGACCGGCTACACGTACACGACGCCCGCTGTGCAATCGGTCGACAACGGCGTCACCTACAGCGTCGCCGTGCGCAACGCCAACAGCAGCGTCACGTCGCGTGAGGCGAACTTGAAGGTCGTGCAACCGGCTGCGCCGACCATCACCACGCAACCGTTGTCGCTGAGTATTACGAGTGGACAGAGCGCGGAATTCACGGTGGTCGCGGCCGGTTCGCCCGTGTTGTCGTATCAGTGGCTGAAGAATGACGTGGCCATTCCCGGCGCGAACCAGCCCGTGTATGACACGCCCGCGACGCAGACGTCGGATAGCGGCTCGGTCTACAAGGCCGTCGTGACCAACAGCGCGGGTACGGTGACGTCGGCGGGCGCAACGCTGACGGTAAGCGTCGCGACGCCGCCCGTCATCGTGTCGCAGCCGCATAGCCAGAGCGTGCCGTTCGGTCAGAGCGTGACCTTCAACGTGCTCGCGAGCGGCTCGGCTCCGCTGAAGTATCAATGGACCAAGGACGGCAAGCCGTACGGCACGAACTCGGCAAGCATCGTGATTGCGTCGGCGCAGGGCAGCGATGGCGGCAACTACGCCGTCACGATCACCAATAGCGCAGGCAGCGTCACTAGCGATCCGGCCACGCTGACGGTGAGCGGCGCGGACAACAGCAACCTCGCGCTCAACGCGAAGGCGATGTCGAGCAGCGACCAGAACGGCGGCCTGACGGCGCAGAACGCGGTGGACGGCTCGGTCGCGTCGCGCTGGTCGTCGGCGCCGGAGATCGATCCTTCGTGGATCACGGTCGATCTCGGCTCCATCCAGACCTTCAACAAGGTCGTGCTGATGTGGGAGAACGCGGCTGCGTCGGCCTACAAGCTTCAGGTATCGAACGACAACAGCAACTGGACGAACGTGCTGCCTAACGACCAGATCATCGCGGGTCATGGCGGCACGGAAACGACGGTGTTCCCGAGCACGTCGGCGCGCTATGTCCGCATGCTTGGACTGCAACGCGCGACGCAGTACGGCTATTCGCTGTTCGAGTTCCAGGTGTTCGACGCGCCGCAATGCGGGAGCGAGACCGAGCGCTTCACGTTGCTGGGCGCGAAGCCGGGCACGTGGACTTCGACGATCGCAGGCCTGCCGTCGGGCCCGTATGTGCCGAACGTGAAGGACAACGTCAGCGGCCTCGTGTGGCAGCAGTACTACACGACGTTCCCGAACCAGGGCGCGCAGTTCACGCAGACGGTCGCGAAGCAGTATTGCGCGGCTATCGGCATGCGCCTGCCGACGCAGAACGAAGCATTGACGGTGGCTCGCTCGAACTTCGCATCGTGCGCGTTCCCGGCTCCGTGGGGCACGTGGACCACGACGGGTGTGCCGAATGCGTCGACGCAGGCGTATCTCGCGTTCTCGTCGGGGCAGTCGGTTCCCGGCATCATCGACAACACGCCGGGCTGGTCGCTGTGCGTCTCGGGCAATTCGGCCGATGCGCCCATCATCTCGGCGCAACCGGCGAGCGTGAAGGTCAGCGAAGGGCAGGCAGCGCAGTTTTCGGTGGGCGTGACGGGCACGGGTCCGTTCAGCTTCCAGTGGATGCGCGGCACGACGGTGGTGGCGATCACGACCAACCCGACGTACACGACGCCGCCGACCACGGTCGCAGCCGACAACGGCGCCGCGTATAGCGTCGTCGTCAGCAACGGCGGCGGCAGCGCGACCAGCGCGACGGCGATCCTGACCGTGACCGCGGCAACAGGCGGCAATGGCGGCGACGGCGGCGACGGTGGTGATGGTGGCAACGGTGGTGATGGTGGCAATGGTGGTAACGGCGGCGACGGCGGAAATGGCGGCGTGCCGAGCGCCAATCTCGCGCGCGGCAAGGTCGCGACGTCGAGCGGCGTGCAGGACGAAGGCTATGCACCGAAGAATGCTGTCGACGGCAACCTCGGCTCGCGCTGGTCGTCGGACTTCAACGACGACGCATGGATCACGGTCGATCTCGGCCAGCAGACGCAGTTCGACCGCGTCGTGCTGAACTGGGAGAACGCTTACGGCAAGGCCTATCTGCTTCAGGCGTCGAACGATAACCAGACGTGGACGAACATCATCCCGCAACGTGCCGGCGCGGGCGGTGTCGAGGATATCTCGCTGCCTGTCACGAATGCACGCTATGTCCGCATGCAGGGTGTGAAGCGCGCGTCGCAGTACGGTTATTCGCTGTTCGAGTTCGAGGTCTACAACTCGGCGGCGACGCCGAAGCTGACGGTCACGGCGAGCAGCAGCGCCAACGGCACGATCAGCCCGTCGGGCGCAGTTAGCGTGATCCAGGGCGGCTCGCAGACCTTCACGGCGTTGCCGGCAGCCGGCTACGGCGTGGGTTCGATGACCGTGGATGGCAAGAACCTCGGCGTGCAGTCGACGTACACGTTCACCAACGTCATCGCGGAGCACAGCATCAGCGTGAACTTCGTGCCGTTGTCGGCAAGCGTGAATCTGGCGCAGAACCGGCCGGCGACGTCGAGCGGCGACGAGAACGACAACACGCCGCCCACGTTGGCTGTGGACGGCAACACGGGCACGCGCTGGTCGTCGAAGTTCATCGACCCGTCGTGGATCGCGATCGATCTCGGCTCGGAGCAGACCTTCAACCGCGTGGTGCTGAACTGGGAGAACGCGCACGCGATTGCGTATCAGATCCAGACCTCGCACGACAACGTCGACTGGTCGAACACCGTCTACACGACGACGGACAGCAAGGGCGGCGTGGAAGACCTGTCGTTCCCGGCCACGACCGCACGTTACGTGCGTCTCTACGGCACGAAGCGCTCGACGGACTACGGCTACTCGCTGTTCGAGTTCGGCGTGTACAACAACGTCTCGTCGACGCAGCGCGCGCGTCAGTAA
- a CDS encoding alkene reductase, which produces MSKLFSKVTVGSHDIAHRVVLAPLTRMRAESGARPGPLMAEYYAQRTSQGALLIGEATIAAPNGNGYLGAPGLYDDSQIAGWKAVTNAVHAKGGKIFLQLYHAGRQSNAQLQPDGGRPVGPSEVPHGGVAYTEAGWVPNTPNRALETAEIAGIVESFRAAAERGVKAGFDGVELHGANGYLFDQFLQDGSNKRTDEYGGSIANRARLLLDATRAVISVWGANKVAVRLGPSGSWGDMSDSNPEALFTYVADELDKLGIAYLHLIEPRIAGNVEDEARDQQPVAAKSLRAHFHGPIIAAGGFDGASAEAILQSGDADLVAFGRHFIANPDLPERLRKGLSLNPYDRATFFGGTDVGYTDYAFHDEAAVAA; this is translated from the coding sequence ATGTCCAAACTCTTTTCGAAAGTCACGGTCGGTTCGCACGACATCGCGCACCGCGTGGTCCTCGCCCCCCTCACCCGCATGCGCGCCGAAAGCGGCGCGCGCCCCGGCCCGCTGATGGCTGAATACTATGCGCAGCGTACGTCGCAGGGAGCGCTTCTGATCGGCGAAGCCACCATCGCCGCGCCGAACGGCAATGGCTATCTCGGCGCACCCGGCCTGTACGACGACAGCCAGATCGCCGGCTGGAAAGCCGTCACCAATGCGGTGCATGCGAAAGGCGGCAAGATCTTTCTTCAGCTTTATCACGCGGGCCGTCAATCGAATGCACAGTTGCAGCCCGATGGCGGCCGCCCCGTCGGACCTTCCGAAGTGCCGCACGGCGGCGTCGCGTACACGGAAGCGGGCTGGGTCCCCAATACGCCGAACCGCGCGCTGGAAACGGCTGAAATCGCGGGCATCGTCGAGAGCTTCCGCGCGGCCGCCGAGCGCGGCGTGAAGGCAGGCTTCGACGGCGTCGAATTGCACGGCGCGAACGGCTATCTGTTCGATCAGTTCCTGCAGGACGGCAGCAACAAGCGCACGGACGAGTACGGCGGCTCGATCGCCAACCGCGCTCGCTTGCTGCTCGATGCGACGCGTGCCGTGATTTCCGTGTGGGGCGCGAACAAGGTTGCAGTGCGTCTCGGACCGAGCGGCTCGTGGGGCGACATGTCCGACAGCAACCCGGAAGCGTTGTTCACGTATGTGGCCGATGAACTCGACAAGCTTGGCATTGCGTATCTGCACCTGATCGAGCCGCGCATCGCGGGCAACGTCGAGGACGAAGCGCGAGACCAGCAACCCGTCGCCGCGAAGTCGCTGCGTGCGCATTTTCATGGGCCGATCATCGCGGCGGGCGGCTTCGATGGCGCAAGCGCCGAAGCAATCCTGCAATCGGGCGATGCCGATCTCGTTGCATTCGGACGCCATTTCATCGCGAACCCGGATCTGCCGGAGCGTCTGCGCAAAGGTCTGTCGCTGAACCCGTACGATCGCGCGACGTTCTTCGGTGGCACGGACGTGGGTTACACCGACTATGCGTTCCACGACGAGGCTGCTGTCGCTGCGTGA
- a CDS encoding zinc-dependent alcohol dehydrogenase family protein → MAKVITFAQHGGPEVFEYTEIGMPEPGADEVRIRVKAIGLNRAESMWRRGEYVEAAKLPARVGYEASGVVDAVGANVTHVAVGDNVSTVPSFSMNDYGVYGELALAPAHAVVKSPAWLSHEDAVAIWNVFITPYAAFTENERVKPGDVVLIPAASSGVGIGAIQVAKRLGATAVALTRTREKRDALVALGADHVIVTDEEDLVEAVQRITEGRGADLVFDPVGGKTFARLIDATRPGGTILLYGALSPDDTVLPVLPLLYKRITVHGYNLFSTTTDAQRQADAAAFIFDGLQSGALKTVIAHRFAFEQIAQAHTVLERNEHFGRIVVSV, encoded by the coding sequence ATGGCGAAAGTCATTACCTTTGCGCAGCACGGTGGCCCCGAGGTTTTCGAGTACACGGAAATCGGCATGCCCGAACCTGGCGCTGACGAAGTGCGTATTCGTGTGAAGGCTATCGGCCTGAATCGCGCGGAGTCGATGTGGCGGCGCGGCGAGTATGTCGAGGCGGCGAAGCTTCCCGCGCGCGTTGGTTATGAAGCGTCCGGCGTGGTGGATGCCGTTGGTGCGAACGTCACGCATGTGGCCGTCGGCGATAACGTCAGCACCGTGCCTTCGTTTTCGATGAACGATTACGGCGTGTACGGCGAACTCGCGCTGGCGCCCGCGCACGCTGTCGTGAAGAGTCCCGCGTGGCTTTCGCACGAAGACGCGGTGGCGATCTGGAACGTGTTCATCACGCCCTACGCAGCATTCACGGAAAACGAGCGCGTCAAACCTGGCGATGTCGTGCTGATTCCCGCAGCGTCGAGCGGGGTGGGCATCGGTGCGATTCAGGTGGCGAAGCGTCTGGGCGCGACGGCCGTTGCGCTCACCCGAACGCGTGAGAAACGCGACGCGCTTGTCGCGCTCGGCGCCGACCACGTAATTGTCACCGACGAAGAAGATCTCGTCGAAGCGGTGCAACGCATCACCGAGGGACGCGGCGCGGACCTCGTATTTGATCCTGTCGGCGGCAAGACCTTTGCGCGTCTGATCGACGCGACGCGGCCCGGCGGCACGATCCTGCTCTATGGCGCGTTGAGTCCCGACGACACCGTATTGCCCGTGTTGCCACTACTCTATAAGCGCATCACCGTGCATGGATACAACCTCTTTTCGACGACCACGGACGCGCAACGCCAGGCCGATGCGGCGGCATTCATCTTCGACGGACTGCAGTCGGGCGCGCTCAAGACGGTAATCGCGCATCGCTTTGCGTTCGAGCAGATCGCGCAGGCGCATACGGTGCTCGAACGCAACGAGCACTTTGGGCGCATCGTGGTGTCGGTGTGA
- a CDS encoding ureidoglycolate lyase, whose amino-acid sequence MSTPIDYLNPALPKGLRRVTMPVVDATPATLDGYGRLVDDPNECRVEIVQWPAMGSRPIDPGTGDEAGTTKGVFVSEWRGDILYGRNEAVGGHYVLAYATEPDEAREDNAAPPERMLLWHANYHPDGGQLFFPLDHRPFYVPLALPGDDVTPEKFVCFRFDGRQGLYIHPNIWHEGVFTLGGTQRFFDEQGAVHARVSVEFAREFGCLLEAPIVYP is encoded by the coding sequence ATGTCCACACCGATCGACTATCTGAACCCGGCGCTTCCTAAGGGACTTCGGCGCGTGACCATGCCCGTCGTCGACGCGACACCGGCGACACTCGACGGCTATGGCAGGCTCGTAGACGACCCGAACGAATGCCGGGTCGAAATCGTGCAATGGCCCGCGATGGGATCGAGGCCGATCGATCCCGGCACGGGCGACGAGGCGGGGACGACGAAAGGCGTCTTCGTCAGCGAATGGCGCGGCGACATCCTCTACGGTCGCAACGAGGCGGTGGGCGGTCACTATGTCCTGGCGTACGCGACAGAGCCTGACGAAGCGCGAGAAGACAACGCCGCGCCGCCCGAACGCATGCTGCTCTGGCACGCGAACTACCACCCGGATGGCGGACAGTTGTTCTTCCCTCTCGATCACCGGCCGTTCTATGTTCCGCTGGCCTTGCCCGGCGACGATGTGACACCCGAGAAGTTCGTGTGCTTTCGCTTCGATGGACGGCAGGGGCTTTATATTCATCCGAACATCTGGCACGAAGGCGTGTTCACGCTTGGCGGGACACAGCGCTTCTTCGACGAGCAGGGCGCGGTTCATGCACGCGTGTCGGTCGAGTTCGCGCGAGAGTTCGGTTGTCTGCTCGAAGCGCCTATCGTCTATCCGTAA